Proteins from a genomic interval of Amycolatopsis sp. cg13:
- a CDS encoding ABC transporter ATP-binding protein, whose amino-acid sequence MEMALGRRGRRKMAQSVPDSGLTGPVDIPEPEQPEQPKGLRARLSRMRTSVAGTVRGLPKVAKLTWQASPTLTIVLAVITLASGLLPTVTAYIAKILLDSVVAAIQHRGSTADIVRITLFQFGVLAATAISSSLTTIAQSLLQERMTLTIRHQVMQHASDLHLAYFEGSASYDMLRQAAQEAPTRPLSMMTSALGLIRTLITFASMIALLVSISPLLALVALLAPIPAFISQSKYGSRAFWLTFMMSPIKRRMDYLSSLVTTDTYAKETKLFGLGPYFVDRFRKLGVVAYDRQRKLTVKRNVSSTSWGLLSTLVGSGIALYIALEAVGGRLTLGDLALYTAAATSVQSSVTGLFTAFSGMYENNLYLDTLYRFLDTKPEITAPAKPRPLPSTVDGHIQFESVSFSYPGADEPALHGVSFEIRPGETVAVVGRNGAGKSTLFKLLCRLYDPTAGRILLDGVDIREYDPVQLRTKISAMFQDYVTYQGTAAENIGLGDLNRLTDREHIEESARRAGADERIARLPTGYDSPLGRWFDQGVSLSGGEWQKIALARAFQREAPILILDEPTSALDAQAEHDLFDRLHTLSRGRTTLYISHRFSTVRQAERILLLDHGKVAEYGTHEALMAADAGYAELFTLQAEAYLK is encoded by the coding sequence ATCGAGATGGCCCTCGGCCGCCGCGGTCGCCGCAAGATGGCGCAATCCGTGCCGGACAGCGGTCTCACCGGGCCGGTCGACATCCCGGAACCGGAGCAGCCGGAACAGCCGAAAGGCCTGCGGGCGCGGCTGTCGCGGATGCGTACTTCGGTGGCAGGCACCGTCCGCGGCCTGCCGAAGGTCGCGAAGCTGACCTGGCAGGCCAGCCCGACACTGACGATCGTGCTCGCGGTGATCACGCTGGCGTCCGGCCTGCTGCCGACGGTCACCGCGTACATCGCGAAAATCCTGCTCGACTCGGTGGTCGCGGCGATCCAGCATCGCGGGTCGACGGCGGACATCGTGCGCATCACGCTGTTCCAGTTCGGCGTGCTGGCGGCGACCGCGATCAGCAGTTCGCTCACCACGATCGCGCAATCCCTGCTGCAGGAACGGATGACGCTCACCATCCGGCACCAGGTCATGCAGCACGCGAGCGACCTGCACCTGGCGTACTTCGAGGGTTCGGCGTCGTACGACATGCTGCGCCAGGCGGCGCAGGAGGCGCCGACGCGTCCGTTGTCGATGATGACCTCGGCGCTCGGCCTGATCCGGACACTGATCACCTTCGCCAGCATGATCGCGCTGCTGGTGTCGATCAGCCCGCTGCTCGCACTGGTCGCTTTGCTGGCCCCGATTCCGGCGTTCATCTCGCAGTCGAAGTACGGTTCGCGGGCGTTCTGGCTCACCTTCATGATGTCGCCGATCAAACGGCGGATGGACTATCTGTCCTCTTTGGTCACTACGGACACGTATGCCAAGGAGACCAAGCTGTTCGGCCTCGGTCCGTACTTCGTGGACCGGTTCCGGAAGCTCGGGGTGGTTGCCTACGACCGGCAGCGGAAGCTGACGGTGAAACGGAATGTCAGCTCGACGTCGTGGGGGTTGCTGAGCACGCTGGTCGGCTCGGGGATCGCGTTGTACATCGCGCTGGAGGCGGTGGGCGGACGGCTGACGCTGGGCGATCTGGCGCTGTACACCGCCGCCGCGACGTCCGTGCAGAGTTCGGTGACCGGGTTGTTCACCGCGTTTTCCGGGATGTACGAGAACAATCTGTACCTGGATACGCTGTACCGATTCCTCGACACCAAACCGGAAATCACCGCACCGGCGAAGCCGCGACCACTTCCGTCCACTGTGGATGGACACATCCAGTTCGAGTCGGTGAGCTTCAGCTATCCGGGTGCGGACGAACCGGCATTGCACGGGGTGAGCTTCGAGATCCGTCCCGGCGAGACCGTCGCGGTGGTGGGGCGCAACGGCGCGGGCAAATCGACGCTGTTCAAACTGCTGTGTCGGCTTTACGACCCCACAGCGGGCCGGATCCTGCTGGACGGCGTGGACATCCGCGAGTACGACCCAGTGCAGCTGCGCACCAAGATCAGCGCGATGTTCCAGGATTACGTGACCTACCAAGGCACCGCGGCGGAGAACATCGGCCTCGGCGACCTGAACCGGCTCACCGATCGCGAGCACATCGAGGAGTCCGCCCGCCGCGCCGGAGCCGACGAGCGCATCGCCCGGCTGCCGACGGGGTACGACAGCCCGCTCGGCCGCTGGTTCGACCAGGGCGTGTCGCTGTCCGGCGGGGAATGGCAGAAAATCGCGCTGGCCAGGGCTTTCCAGCGCGAGGCCCCGATCCTGATCCTGGACGAGCCGACGTCGGCGCTGGACGCCCAAGCCGAGCACGACCTGTTCGACCGGCTGCACACGTTGTCGCGCGGGCGGACGACGCTGTACATCTCGCACCGGTTCTCGACGGTCCGCCAAGCCGAGCGCATTCTGCTGCTGGACCACGGGAAAGTCGCGGAGTACGGAACGCACGAGGCGCTGATGGCGGCCGACGCCGGGTACGCGGAATTGTTCACGCTGCAAGCGGAGGCGTACTTGAAGTGA
- a CDS encoding FxsA family protein produces MAVVFLLYVIAEVAAIWAVGSVVGVLGTIGLLIAGAFVGSWLARREGGKAMRAFMATAQSGRNPEKELTDGMLVALGGVLIMVPGFVSDVLGLLFLLPPTRSIARRFWLRRAEKRAVRYANQRRGPVMVVDSEVVAEEPRPSNHPVIEGRIVEG; encoded by the coding sequence ATGGCTGTCGTGTTCCTGCTCTACGTCATCGCTGAAGTCGCCGCCATCTGGGCGGTCGGCTCGGTCGTCGGTGTGCTCGGCACGATCGGTCTGCTGATCGCGGGCGCGTTCGTGGGCTCGTGGCTGGCGCGCCGCGAGGGCGGCAAGGCGATGCGCGCGTTCATGGCGACCGCGCAGTCGGGCCGCAATCCGGAGAAGGAACTGACCGACGGCATGCTCGTCGCGCTCGGCGGCGTGCTGATCATGGTCCCCGGCTTCGTCAGCGACGTGCTGGGCCTGCTCTTCCTGCTGCCGCCGACCCGCTCGATCGCCCGGCGATTTTGGCTGCGCCGCGCGGAGAAGCGCGCCGTCCGGTACGCCAACCAGCGCCGCGGCCCGGTGATGGTGGTGGACAGCGAGGTCGTCGCGGAGGAGCCGCGGCCGTCGAACCACCCGGTGATCGAAGGCCGGATCGTCGAAGGCTGA
- a CDS encoding ATP-binding cassette domain-containing protein, which translates to MLIATQDLGVTAGETELFSGLDLAVDAGECLVVRGANGAGKSTLLRCLYGNQVPTSGSVSVCGGPPDERSAAFRRRVSVLFDDSALFDELTPRQHLDLLRNSFGGELADGPVPAPDVPASELSAGQRRRLLLHAAVARPHEVLLLDEPERALDADGRAWLTTLVRTSTGRGAAVIVASHHPPLADEVADYVVDL; encoded by the coding sequence GTGCTCATCGCCACTCAGGACCTGGGGGTCACCGCGGGCGAGACTGAGCTGTTCAGCGGTCTCGACCTGGCCGTCGACGCCGGCGAATGCCTGGTCGTCCGCGGTGCCAACGGGGCGGGCAAGTCGACGTTGCTGCGCTGTCTCTACGGGAATCAGGTGCCGACGTCCGGTTCCGTGTCCGTCTGCGGCGGACCGCCTGACGAGCGGTCCGCCGCTTTCCGTCGCCGCGTTTCGGTGCTTTTCGACGATTCGGCGCTCTTCGACGAGCTCACCCCGCGCCAGCATCTCGACCTGCTGCGCAATTCCTTCGGCGGCGAACTGGCCGACGGTCCGGTACCGGCTCCCGATGTGCCCGCGTCGGAGCTCTCCGCCGGACAACGACGTCGGCTCCTGCTGCACGCCGCGGTGGCGCGTCCGCACGAGGTGCTGCTGCTGGACGAACCGGAGCGCGCGCTGGACGCCGACGGCCGGGCCTGGCTGACCACCCTGGTCCGCACCAGCACGGGACGCGGCGCGGCGGTGATCGTGGCGAGCCATCACCCGCCGCTCGCGGACGAGGTCGCGGATTACGTGGTGGACCTGTGA
- a CDS encoding TetR/AcrR family transcriptional regulator, whose protein sequence is MAPDDRRRMIVRAVLPLVVEHGHGVTTAQIARAAGIGEGTIFRVFKDKDELFDACVEAALNPAEALEMIGEIPAELPLEKRLAEAAEAMNAHLQRMGAVMAATMKGRPRAAVEEARNRKSVTGDSRRESLEAMQRAVRELFVPDAARLRLPVDKAASLFLALLFTQSRPMPGAPTTDEVIDVFLHGSVLA, encoded by the coding sequence ATGGCCCCGGACGACCGGCGGCGGATGATCGTCCGCGCGGTGCTCCCGCTGGTCGTCGAGCACGGCCACGGGGTCACGACCGCGCAGATCGCCCGGGCCGCGGGGATCGGCGAGGGCACTATCTTCCGGGTCTTCAAGGACAAGGACGAACTGTTCGACGCGTGTGTGGAAGCCGCGCTCAATCCGGCGGAGGCGCTGGAGATGATCGGGGAGATCCCGGCTGAACTGCCGTTGGAGAAGCGGCTTGCCGAGGCTGCCGAGGCGATGAACGCGCACCTGCAGCGGATGGGCGCGGTGATGGCCGCGACCATGAAGGGCCGCCCGCGCGCGGCGGTGGAAGAAGCGCGCAACCGCAAGTCAGTGACCGGAGACAGCCGCCGCGAGTCGCTCGAGGCGATGCAACGCGCGGTGCGGGAGCTGTTCGTTCCGGACGCCGCCCGGCTGCGGCTTCCGGTGGACAAGGCCGCTTCGCTGTTCCTGGCGCTGCTGTTCACGCAATCCCGCCCGATGCCGGGCGCCCCGACCACTGACGAGGTCATCGACGTCTTCCTGCACGGTTCGGTGCTGGCGTGA
- a CDS encoding DNA cytosine methyltransferase: MPLPGQPTAAEFFAGIGLVRLGLEPAGFDVAWSNDIEPAKQAMYEAHFNDQGAHEYVLGDVAALRGADLPAGLSLAWASFPCTDLSLAGWRRGLAGSHSSTFWEFTRILDELGPDRPPVVALENVVGLATSHGGDDLRAAIRELNRLGYSADVLTLDARRFVPQSRPRLFIVGAQNPPADSPAPSPLRPAWLALDPSLRTHRAALPAPPPLLVTGLSAAVERLSADDERWWTPLRADAFVGSLSPLQLERLTQLRAGKKLVYRTAYRRTRNGKPVWEVRPDDISGCLRTARGGSSKQAVVQAGRGSVRVRWMTPREYARLMGAGQYALEGLRNNQALFGFGDAVCVPVVQWLSENYLMPLARGEMSLETAV, encoded by the coding sequence ATGCCTCTACCGGGTCAGCCCACCGCCGCGGAGTTCTTCGCGGGCATCGGTCTCGTGCGCCTAGGCCTAGAACCGGCCGGCTTCGACGTCGCGTGGTCCAACGACATCGAACCCGCGAAGCAAGCCATGTACGAGGCACACTTCAACGACCAGGGCGCGCACGAGTACGTCCTGGGCGATGTCGCCGCCCTGCGCGGTGCCGACCTGCCCGCGGGCCTCAGCCTGGCCTGGGCGTCCTTCCCGTGCACGGACCTCTCGCTGGCCGGCTGGCGCCGCGGCTTGGCGGGCTCGCACTCGTCGACGTTCTGGGAATTCACCCGCATCCTGGACGAACTGGGCCCGGATCGCCCACCGGTAGTCGCGCTGGAAAACGTCGTAGGCCTGGCGACAAGCCACGGCGGCGACGACCTCCGTGCCGCGATCCGCGAACTCAACCGGCTCGGGTACTCCGCCGATGTCCTGACCCTGGACGCCCGGCGGTTCGTCCCGCAGTCGCGGCCGCGGTTGTTCATCGTTGGTGCGCAGAATCCGCCCGCTGACTCGCCCGCGCCGTCACCGTTGCGCCCGGCTTGGCTTGCGCTTGATCCTTCGTTGCGGACCCATCGCGCTGCCTTGCCCGCACCTCCGCCGCTTTTGGTCACCGGACTGTCCGCGGCCGTCGAACGCCTGTCCGCCGACGACGAGCGTTGGTGGACGCCCCTGCGTGCTGACGCGTTCGTCGGCTCCCTTTCGCCGCTCCAACTGGAGCGCTTGACGCAGTTGCGGGCGGGAAAGAAGCTGGTGTACCGCACGGCTTACCGCCGCACCCGAAACGGAAAGCCAGTGTGGGAAGTCCGGCCGGACGACATCTCCGGCTGCCTGCGCACCGCCCGTGGCGGGTCGTCCAAACAGGCCGTGGTGCAAGCAGGGCGGGGAAGCGTACGGGTCCGGTGGATGACACCCCGCGAGTACGCCCGGCTGATGGGCGCGGGGCAGTACGCGCTGGAGGGGCTGCGGAACAACCAGGCCCTGTTCGGCTTCGGGGACGCGGTGTGCGTGCCGGTGGTGCAGTGGCTGTCGGAGAATTACCTGATGCCGTTGGCACGCGGGGAAATGAGCCTGGAGACCGCGGTTTAG
- a CDS encoding dihydrolipoamide acetyltransferase family protein, which yields MPEYKQFPLSDTAEGLTEADILAWRVKPGDTVTVNQIVVEVETAKAAVELPIPWAGVVTELHVEPGQTVEVGTTILTMDVDPDGKAAPAAEPAAAAPAAPAEEEMKPLVGYGSKAAGTTRRARKGATAAPAPALVAAAPAPAPVAETPRGGYVPLAKPPVRKLAKDLGVDLHSLTGSADGGVITRDDVHAAANGSAAPAVSTVDSGYDPATRERRVPIKGVRKATAAAMVQSAYTAPHVTEFLTIDVTPMMELREKLKKSRDFSGVKLTPLAFAAKAVCLAAKRTPDVNAVWDEAAQEIVYKDYVHLGIAAATPRGLVVPKIRDADSLSLKELAVALTELTDVAREGKTTPAAMLGGTFTITNVGVFGVDTGTPIINPGESAILAVGAIRDTAWVVDGEIKVRKVMQLSLSFDHRVVDGQQGSEFLADVGALLADPAVAITY from the coding sequence ATGCCCGAGTACAAACAATTCCCCCTGTCGGACACGGCGGAGGGGCTGACTGAAGCCGACATCCTCGCCTGGCGCGTCAAGCCGGGCGACACGGTCACGGTCAACCAGATCGTGGTCGAGGTCGAGACCGCGAAGGCCGCTGTCGAGCTGCCGATTCCGTGGGCCGGGGTGGTCACTGAGCTGCACGTGGAACCGGGGCAGACGGTGGAGGTCGGGACGACGATCCTGACCATGGACGTGGATCCCGACGGAAAAGCCGCACCCGCCGCTGAGCCCGCTGCCGCGGCTCCGGCCGCTCCGGCCGAAGAGGAGATGAAGCCGCTAGTCGGCTATGGCTCCAAGGCGGCCGGGACGACCCGGCGGGCGCGCAAGGGGGCCACCGCGGCTCCGGCACCCGCGCTGGTTGCGGCGGCTCCTGCTCCCGCACCGGTGGCCGAAACCCCGCGTGGCGGTTACGTCCCGCTGGCCAAACCGCCGGTCCGCAAGCTGGCCAAGGACCTCGGCGTCGACCTGCACTCGCTCACCGGCAGCGCGGACGGCGGCGTGATCACCCGCGACGACGTCCACGCCGCAGCCAACGGTTCCGCCGCTCCCGCAGTGTCCACTGTGGATTCCGGCTACGACCCGGCCACCCGCGAGCGGCGCGTGCCGATCAAGGGCGTCCGCAAGGCGACCGCGGCCGCGATGGTGCAGAGCGCTTACACCGCTCCGCACGTCACGGAGTTCCTCACCATCGACGTCACGCCGATGATGGAACTGCGCGAAAAGCTCAAGAAGTCGCGCGACTTCAGCGGCGTCAAGCTCACTCCGCTGGCGTTCGCAGCGAAGGCCGTATGCCTCGCGGCGAAGCGCACGCCGGACGTCAACGCGGTGTGGGACGAGGCCGCGCAGGAGATCGTCTACAAGGACTACGTCCACCTCGGCATCGCGGCGGCGACCCCGCGCGGTCTCGTGGTGCCGAAGATCCGGGACGCGGATTCCTTGTCGCTCAAGGAACTCGCGGTCGCGCTCACCGAACTGACCGACGTCGCGCGCGAGGGCAAGACCACGCCGGCGGCGATGCTGGGCGGGACGTTCACGATCACCAACGTCGGCGTTTTCGGCGTCGACACCGGCACGCCCATCATCAACCCGGGCGAGTCGGCGATCCTGGCGGTCGGGGCCATCCGCGACACCGCGTGGGTGGTCGACGGCGAGATCAAGGTGCGCAAGGTGATGCAGCTGTCGCTGAGCTTCGACCACCGGGTCGTCGACGGGCAGCAGGGGTCGGAGTTCCTCGCCGACGTCGGCGCGCTGCTCGCCGATCCGGCGGTCGCGATCACGTACTAA
- a CDS encoding TetR/AcrR family transcriptional regulator — translation MPDEDQRPPERARRLPRAVRERQILDAAVQVFSQHGYHSASMDEISEVAGVSKPMIYTYLGSKEDLFGKSIQREATRLLEAIQAGVQPDLPPDMQLWHGLRSFYRFVAEYRESWTVLHRQALTVGGGFAAEITAMRTRAIELVAALVVAAGTRKGLGEQTEFSGPGLAAALVGAAESLADWALDHPEISDGVLASWLMNLVWLGFNDLVEGQVWKPSE, via the coding sequence GTGCCCGACGAAGATCAGCGCCCACCCGAGCGAGCGAGACGGCTCCCGAGGGCGGTCCGTGAACGCCAGATCCTGGACGCCGCGGTGCAGGTGTTCTCCCAGCACGGCTACCACTCGGCGTCGATGGACGAGATCTCCGAGGTCGCGGGCGTCTCCAAGCCGATGATCTACACCTACCTCGGCTCGAAGGAAGACCTCTTCGGCAAGAGCATCCAGCGCGAGGCGACCCGCCTGCTGGAAGCCATCCAGGCCGGCGTGCAGCCCGACCTCCCGCCGGACATGCAGCTGTGGCACGGCCTGCGGTCCTTTTACCGCTTCGTCGCCGAATACCGCGAGTCCTGGACGGTGCTGCACCGCCAGGCGCTGACGGTCGGCGGCGGTTTCGCGGCGGAAATCACCGCGATGCGCACGCGCGCGATCGAACTGGTCGCGGCGCTCGTGGTGGCCGCGGGGACGCGCAAGGGCCTCGGCGAGCAGACGGAGTTCTCCGGGCCAGGCTTGGCCGCCGCGCTGGTCGGCGCGGCGGAATCGCTGGCCGACTGGGCGCTGGACCACCCGGAGATCTCCGACGGCGTGCTCGCGTCCTGGCTGATGAACCTGGTGTGGCTGGGGTTCAACGACCTTGTCGAGGGGCAGGTCTGGAAGCCCTCAGAGTGA
- a CDS encoding alkyl sulfatase C-terminal domain-containing protein produces the protein MRAAHSPGEHAVNGFARTLEVGKLTPEQFVQVLETLHMLGTAGAGIDIGSLTTQALVDVVAAATREQLKGIADHDELRAVFLDEIFRRMSEHFRPERARHVDIVVSWRFPAGDDFDRYQTVIEDGLCVSSTDLARTPDTTITVAVEDFIRMATGNAAVAAMFVTGKVKVKGEYAPAVRLSGYFDIPKPTGAD, from the coding sequence ATGCGTGCCGCGCACTCACCCGGTGAGCACGCGGTGAACGGGTTCGCCCGCACCCTCGAGGTGGGCAAACTGACGCCGGAGCAGTTCGTGCAGGTCCTGGAGACGCTGCACATGCTCGGTACGGCCGGAGCCGGCATCGACATCGGCTCGCTGACCACGCAGGCCCTGGTGGACGTCGTCGCGGCGGCTACCCGGGAACAGCTGAAAGGCATCGCCGACCACGACGAACTGCGCGCGGTCTTCCTGGACGAGATCTTCCGCCGGATGTCGGAACACTTCCGCCCGGAACGAGCCCGGCACGTGGACATCGTGGTCTCCTGGCGCTTCCCCGCCGGGGACGATTTCGACCGCTACCAGACGGTCATCGAGGACGGGTTGTGCGTGTCGAGCACCGACCTGGCCCGCACGCCGGACACGACGATCACCGTGGCGGTGGAGGACTTCATCCGGATGGCGACCGGGAACGCCGCAGTGGCGGCGATGTTCGTGACGGGGAAGGTGAAGGTCAAGGGCGAGTACGCGCCGGCGGTGCGGTTGTCGGGGTATTTCGACATTCCTAAGCCGACTGGAGCGGACTAA
- a CDS encoding DNA topology modulation protein FlaR gives MGRRIMVTGCSGAGKSTLARHIGAALDLPVTHLDRLYWRPGWVEAPPEEFRAAVAEAASTDSWVIDGNYSKTFDLRLPFADTVVLLDASRYTCLYRVVRRQLREWGQETQAPGCVSKIDAELVQWIWKWPTRRPLMLRRIATEAPTSRQVLLRSPREVSAFLQSLR, from the coding sequence ATGGGGCGACGCATCATGGTCACTGGCTGCTCCGGGGCCGGAAAATCCACTCTGGCCAGGCACATCGGTGCCGCCCTCGACCTCCCGGTCACACATCTGGACCGGCTCTACTGGCGTCCCGGCTGGGTCGAGGCCCCGCCAGAAGAGTTCCGTGCCGCCGTCGCCGAGGCGGCCAGCACGGACAGCTGGGTGATCGACGGCAATTACAGCAAGACCTTCGACCTGCGCCTGCCCTTCGCCGACACCGTCGTGCTGCTGGACGCCTCCCGCTACACCTGCCTGTACCGCGTCGTGCGGCGGCAACTGCGCGAATGGGGCCAGGAGACGCAGGCTCCCGGATGCGTGTCGAAGATCGACGCCGAACTGGTCCAGTGGATCTGGAAGTGGCCGACGCGCCGCCCGCTGATGCTGCGGCGGATCGCCACCGAAGCCCCGACCTCGCGGCAGGTGCTGCTGCGCTCGCCACGCGAGGTCTCCGCGTTCCTGCAGAGCCTGCGGTGA
- a CDS encoding SEC-C metal-binding domain-containing protein, with protein sequence MGTGTAAETAAQLEAELEKYPEEQGELLFEAAQAWRQAGDDHRAVALLTQAVALGGEEGGNARVELADVLFDLGRTDEAQACLDELRSEQLPSSMPYHLAAELLEHRGELQQALAWFDLAVARLSEEELADRNTEFGFFTLANNILTGRRRVRRALGLPPDEQDESVQSPSDPVRAAAPPAPPGEVRVLFWPRDEIPRAHEAWPHLVQHADADTIVADREADNRELSETGIARIMMVPLTVAKLREFATRTGSDPAAEDTRLACMNEVFEEGGALSWPPARNEPCWCGSGAKYKKCCGRPTLS encoded by the coding sequence ATGGGCACGGGAACGGCCGCGGAGACCGCCGCACAACTGGAAGCCGAGCTGGAAAAGTATCCCGAGGAGCAGGGAGAGCTCCTTTTCGAGGCGGCGCAAGCATGGCGGCAGGCCGGTGACGACCACCGCGCCGTCGCGCTGCTGACCCAGGCTGTCGCGCTGGGCGGCGAGGAAGGGGGCAACGCCCGGGTCGAACTCGCCGACGTGCTGTTCGACCTCGGCCGGACCGACGAGGCCCAGGCCTGCCTGGACGAGTTGCGGAGCGAGCAACTGCCCTCGTCGATGCCGTATCACCTGGCCGCTGAGCTGCTGGAACACCGTGGCGAGCTTCAGCAGGCGCTGGCCTGGTTCGACCTGGCCGTGGCCCGGCTGTCCGAGGAGGAGCTGGCCGACCGGAACACGGAGTTCGGGTTCTTCACCCTCGCGAACAACATCTTGACGGGTCGCCGACGGGTGCGCCGCGCGCTCGGATTGCCTCCGGACGAGCAGGACGAGTCGGTCCAGAGCCCTTCGGATCCGGTCCGTGCTGCCGCCCCGCCGGCGCCTCCGGGGGAAGTGCGAGTGCTGTTCTGGCCCCGCGACGAGATTCCCCGCGCGCACGAGGCTTGGCCGCACCTGGTTCAACACGCCGACGCGGACACCATCGTCGCCGACCGAGAGGCCGACAACCGGGAGCTGTCCGAGACGGGCATCGCCCGGATCATGATGGTCCCGTTGACCGTCGCGAAACTCCGGGAGTTCGCGACCCGTACCGGCAGCGACCCAGCCGCCGAAGACACCCGGCTGGCCTGCATGAACGAGGTCTTCGAGGAAGGCGGCGCGCTGAGCTGGCCCCCCGCGCGCAACGAGCCCTGCTGGTGCGGCTCGGGCGCGAAATACAAGAAATGCTGCGGCCGTCCCACCCTCTCCTGA
- a CDS encoding SCP2 sterol-binding domain-containing protein, with amino-acid sequence MADNPEATSADLAGLRGVALLDALDRTEAVDASALDVNAVADAIDPRELGRSDMNRLLAALVRLSEQVPAFSLDKVDPTKFATLVARASRAQLEAVVAERALRVRVLDEIFARMGAHIRAKSLHAVVHWRLSGGTGEGGYDRYETVLSDGTCTVSREMREKPRVTITLSPVDFFRIITHQATPAVLFVTGKLKVKGDLAFAAGLVGHFDLPRPA; translated from the coding sequence ATGGCCGACAACCCGGAGGCGACCAGTGCTGACCTGGCCGGCCTGCGCGGAGTCGCGCTGCTGGACGCGCTGGACCGCACCGAAGCCGTCGACGCGAGCGCGCTCGACGTCAACGCGGTCGCGGACGCCATTGACCCCCGTGAGCTGGGCCGTTCCGACATGAACCGCCTGCTGGCGGCGTTGGTCCGGCTGTCTGAGCAAGTGCCGGCGTTCTCGCTGGACAAGGTCGACCCGACGAAGTTCGCCACGCTGGTCGCGCGGGCGTCGCGGGCGCAGTTGGAAGCCGTGGTCGCCGAACGCGCGCTACGGGTGCGGGTGCTGGACGAGATCTTCGCGCGCATGGGAGCGCACATCCGTGCGAAGTCGCTGCACGCGGTCGTGCACTGGCGGCTGTCCGGCGGCACCGGCGAGGGCGGCTACGACCGCTACGAGACGGTGCTTTCCGACGGAACCTGCACTGTGTCCCGCGAAATGCGCGAGAAACCCCGCGTGACGATTACGCTTTCGCCCGTGGACTTTTTCCGCATCATCACCCACCAGGCGACGCCCGCGGTGCTGTTCGTGACCGGAAAACTGAAGGTCAAGGGCGACCTGGCCTTCGCAGCCGGGCTGGTCGGCCACTTCGACCTCCCCCGACCGGCCTGA
- a CDS encoding very short patch repair endonuclease — translation MASVERLVTTSAVSARMSKQKSRNTGIEMALRKILHAAGFRYRVHRRPVKGVRREADLVFGPARVAVFVDGCFWHGCPEHGTWPKNNADYWRTKIETNRRRDANTDALLLEAGWLSVRIWEHEATDVAASRVIETVKERRPH, via the coding sequence ATGGCCTCCGTGGAGCGGCTGGTAACGACTTCCGCGGTGAGCGCCCGCATGAGCAAACAGAAGTCCCGCAACACCGGGATCGAAATGGCGCTGCGCAAGATCCTGCACGCCGCCGGGTTCCGTTATCGAGTGCACCGCCGTCCGGTCAAGGGTGTGCGCCGCGAGGCTGACCTGGTGTTCGGCCCGGCCCGGGTAGCGGTTTTCGTGGACGGCTGCTTCTGGCACGGCTGCCCGGAACACGGCACGTGGCCGAAGAACAACGCGGATTATTGGCGGACCAAGATCGAAACCAACCGCCGCCGCGACGCGAATACTGACGCACTGCTGCTCGAAGCGGGCTGGCTGTCGGTGCGAATCTGGGAACACGAAGCGACCGATGTCGCCGCGTCGCGGGTGATCGAGACCGTGAAGGAACGCCGGCCCCATTAA